CGATGAGCGCGCTGTGGCGGTAGTTGGGATGGTCGATGACCAGCCGCACCCGTTCGGTGCTGTTGATGAAGGCCTGGCGCGCCGGAACATCGAAGTGGAAGCGCACGTACTGTACGGCACTGAGCTTGTCCGCCTTGCTGCGACCAGCCTCGAATTCGCCGCGTGCGGTGAAACCACCGCGCGTCGGATCGCCAATCTCCAGACGCACCGCCTCGTCGATGCCGATGAGCCGGACCAGCTCTTCACGGATACGATCGGACTCGGTGATCTCGATGAGCATGGTGGCGCTCAGTTCGTCGCCGGCGGGGAGGAGGGCGTTGTAGACATCGATCTCGTCACGGATCCGATCCAGGTCGACGATGTGCTCGGCGCGCACCATCTCCTGAACCTGAAAAAGCATGGTGTCGTGGTTTTCGAAGACCAACGTCACCCGATCTCCCACCGCCACCCGCCGGTCCTTTTTCATCTCGATGATGCGCCGCTGGAACTCCGGGCGGACCTGCTCGTAACGCTCCACGCCAAGGATCTCGTCGAGAGTGACCTTGTTCATTGGTTGAATGACATAGGACTGTAGGGGCCGGCCGTAGCCGACCCCACCTTAGTCCAGCTTCCTGCGCCCCTAGCCGCGCTCACCGCCGTCCAGCGGCCCAAGCCGCACGCGGCTTGGGAGCCGGAACGCGGAGTCAGCATTGCTGACTATAGCTTTGCCAGTCCTTCGAGGCCCTTGGCGAAGCGTCCGGCGTGCGACTTCTCGGCCCGCGCCAGCGTCTCGAACCATTCGGCGATTTCCTCGAAGCCTTCGTTGCGAGCGGTCTTGCCAAAGCCGGGGTACATTTCGGTGTACTCGTAGGTTTCGCCTTCCACTGCGGACTTGAGATTGTTCTCCGTGCTGCCGATAGGCACTCCTGTGCACGGGTCGCCCACTTCCTTCAGAAAATCGAGATGCCCGAAAGCGTGACCGGTTTCCGCTTCTGACGTGTCCCGGAACAGGCCGCCGACGTCGGGGTACCCCTCGATATCGGCGCGACGCGCGAAGTACAGGTAGCGCCGGTTCGCTTGCGATTCGCCGGCGAAGGCATTCTTCAGATTCTCATGCGTCTTGGTGCTCTTCAGACTCTTAGCCATGATGCTCCTCCTCTTCTCGAATTATCAGGATGTATTCCTGTTAAGAATTAGATATGGCGAAAGAGCTGCGG
The Candidatus Binatia bacterium genome window above contains:
- a CDS encoding rubrerythrin family protein, whose protein sequence is MAKSLKSTKTHENLKNAFAGESQANRRYLYFARRADIEGYPDVGGLFRDTSEAETGHAFGHLDFLKEVGDPCTGVPIGSTENNLKSAVEGETYEYTEMYPGFGKTARNEGFEEIAEWFETLARAEKSHAGRFAKGLEGLAKL
- a CDS encoding DUF3501 family protein; this encodes MNKVTLDEILGVERYEQVRPEFQRRIIEMKKDRRVAVGDRVTLVFENHDTMLFQVQEMVRAEHIVDLDRIRDEIDVYNALLPAGDELSATMLIEITESDRIREELVRLIGIDEAVRLEIGDPTRGGFTARGEFEAGRSKADKLSAVQYVRFHFDVPARQAFINSTERVRLVIDHPNYRHSALIDGAVRRSLARDLEAA